From a single Deltaproteobacteria bacterium genomic region:
- a CDS encoding DMT family transporter yields MLLWAVLPFALAGALARVTPLTLTWARFVIASVALFAWLAARRELPELRKLAGGGWLLLALAVAGLAANYIAYLVGLQRTTPASAQVLIQLAQVLLTLGSLFVFGERFTRVQWAGFATLVVGLVTFSWAQLAQLASELDRYFSGVLLIVFASITWAGYGLAQKQLLVRLPSQALMLLLYAGCAVCFTPFAEPAQLAALDARGWGLVAFCGANTLLGYGALAAALAHWEASRVSALLAAGPLVTLAIASLAAGAVPAERLDATSWLGAACVVAGSIATSAGGRRA; encoded by the coding sequence ATGTTGTTGTGGGCCGTGCTGCCGTTCGCGCTCGCCGGCGCGCTCGCGCGCGTCACGCCGCTCACGCTCACGTGGGCGCGCTTCGTGATCGCGAGCGTCGCACTCTTCGCGTGGCTCGCAGCGCGCAGGGAGCTGCCCGAGCTGCGCAAGCTCGCAGGTGGCGGCTGGCTGCTCCTCGCGCTCGCCGTCGCCGGCCTGGCCGCGAACTACATCGCGTACCTCGTGGGCTTGCAGCGCACGACGCCCGCAAGCGCGCAGGTGCTGATCCAGCTCGCGCAGGTGCTGCTCACGCTCGGCAGCTTGTTCGTGTTCGGCGAGCGCTTCACGCGTGTGCAGTGGGCCGGCTTCGCGACGCTCGTCGTCGGCCTCGTCACGTTCAGCTGGGCGCAGCTCGCACAGCTCGCGAGCGAGCTCGATCGCTACTTCTCAGGCGTGCTGCTCATCGTGTTCGCCTCGATCACGTGGGCTGGCTACGGCCTCGCGCAGAAGCAGCTGCTCGTGCGGCTCCCCTCGCAGGCGCTGATGCTGCTGCTCTACGCGGGCTGCGCGGTTTGCTTCACGCCGTTCGCCGAGCCCGCGCAGCTCGCCGCGCTCGATGCGCGCGGCTGGGGCCTCGTCGCGTTCTGCGGGGCGAACACGCTGCTCGGCTACGGCGCGCTCGCCGCTGCGCTCGCGCACTGGGAGGCCTCGCGCGTCTCCGCGCTGCTCGCGGCGGGCCCGCTCGTGACGCTCGCGATCGCCTCGCTCGCCGCGGGCGCGGTGCCCGCCGAGCGCCTCGACGCCACGAGTTGGCTCGGCGCCGCGTGCGTGGTAGCGGGCAGCATCGCGACGAGCGCGGGCGGCCGGCGCGCCTAG